A genomic region of Serratia fonticola contains the following coding sequences:
- a CDS encoding PTS lactose/cellobiose transporter subunit IIA: MDLENEVMELIANAGYARSLVFQAIRCAREEENFVQAEQYMQQAQEALSGAHQVQTKLIEMDEGSGKIPVHLVMVHAQDHLMNAIMLMEMGREIIALHQKIAG, from the coding sequence ATGGATTTGGAAAACGAAGTGATGGAGCTGATTGCCAATGCGGGTTACGCCCGCAGTCTGGTGTTTCAGGCCATACGCTGTGCGCGCGAAGAAGAAAATTTCGTGCAGGCCGAACAGTATATGCAACAAGCGCAGGAGGCACTCTCTGGCGCTCATCAGGTCCAGACCAAGCTAATCGAAATGGACGAAGGCAGCGGTAAAATCCCGGTTCATCTGGTGATGGTCCATGCACAGGACCATCTGATGAACGCGATTATGCTGATGGAAATGGGCCGTGAGATTATCGCCCTGCACCAAAAGATCGCGGGTTAA
- a CDS encoding leucyl aminopeptidase family protein: protein MINYRLLSEIPAWGANSHVISYPGNPLQLPCNAALLQELNATAQQQAADCAYGCAPAGRVTLLPKTFWFDEQTNKLVTALRPLLRSGTCTQLIVDCSAFDHRNLPVLPPLLHFLFNLDYQLSDLGLKKAEASPIPRIQELVFYCQPEQRATLEPHLSQAAATAIGMKAARRIADMPSDRCTPVFFANEIARQIALYPSLSCEVLDEQQIAEQGLGLLQAVGKGADNPPRLVVIRYQGSDTGPFSAYVGKGITFDTGGLWLKGGDGMYTMKYDMCGAANVFGLMLAVAELKLPVRLVGVLALAENMIGPAAMRPGDVVTSYSGLTVEINNTDAEGRLVLADGIAYASRLTNNQQPPEYVIDLATLTGAVVKALGYDLSGLMTEDEDLRHDLTQAGLRSGDPLWSLPLDDRFSKQVESHIADLCNTPTNNAAISTSAAYFLSRFSLADIPWAHLDISGTALWRENGRSVASGRPIPLLIQHLLERLEK from the coding sequence TTGATTAATTATCGGTTACTGAGTGAAATCCCCGCATGGGGAGCTAACAGCCATGTGATTAGCTACCCCGGCAACCCACTACAATTACCCTGCAATGCAGCCCTGTTACAGGAACTGAATGCCACCGCCCAGCAGCAAGCCGCCGACTGCGCCTATGGCTGTGCTCCTGCAGGCCGCGTCACGCTGTTGCCAAAAACGTTCTGGTTCGATGAGCAAACCAACAAGCTGGTCACCGCACTGCGCCCCCTGCTACGAAGCGGCACCTGTACGCAGTTGATCGTTGACTGCTCGGCGTTTGATCACCGCAATCTACCGGTACTGCCCCCTCTGCTGCATTTCCTGTTCAACCTGGATTACCAACTGAGCGATCTCGGGCTGAAAAAGGCAGAAGCATCGCCCATACCACGTATTCAGGAGTTGGTGTTCTATTGCCAGCCGGAGCAGCGAGCCACTCTCGAGCCGCACCTGTCTCAAGCGGCTGCCACCGCCATAGGGATGAAGGCTGCACGACGCATTGCCGACATGCCTAGCGATCGTTGCACCCCGGTATTTTTCGCCAATGAGATTGCCCGCCAGATTGCTCTCTATCCCAGCCTGAGCTGTGAAGTGCTGGATGAACAGCAGATCGCTGAACAAGGTCTTGGCCTGCTACAGGCCGTAGGTAAAGGTGCCGATAATCCTCCGCGTCTGGTGGTAATACGCTACCAGGGGAGCGACACAGGCCCCTTCAGCGCCTACGTTGGCAAAGGTATCACTTTCGACACCGGCGGCCTGTGGCTGAAGGGCGGCGATGGCATGTACACCATGAAATATGACATGTGTGGCGCAGCTAACGTCTTTGGCCTGATGCTGGCCGTGGCAGAACTCAAACTACCGGTACGTCTGGTTGGCGTACTGGCGCTGGCCGAAAATATGATTGGCCCGGCAGCGATGCGCCCAGGCGATGTCGTAACCAGTTACAGCGGCTTAACCGTGGAAATCAACAACACCGATGCCGAGGGGCGACTGGTGCTGGCCGATGGCATCGCCTACGCCAGCAGGTTGACCAATAATCAGCAGCCGCCAGAATACGTGATCGATCTGGCTACGCTCACCGGCGCGGTGGTCAAAGCCTTGGGTTACGATCTTAGCGGCCTGATGACCGAAGATGAAGACCTGCGTCACGATCTCACTCAGGCAGGCTTGCGCAGTGGCGATCCTCTGTGGTCGTTGCCGCTGGACGATCGCTTCAGTAAACAGGTGGAGAGTCATATTGCCGACCTGTGTAACACGCCTACCAACAATGCGGCGATCAGTACCTCAGCTGCCTACTTCCTAAGTCGTTTCAGCCTGGCGGATATTCCCTGGGCACACCTTGATATCAGCGGCACTGCGTTGTGGCGAGAAAATGGCCGTAGCGTGGCCTCTGGCCGACCGATCCCACTTTTAATCCAGCACCTGCTGGAGCGCCTGGAGAAATAA
- a CDS encoding PTS sugar transporter subunit IIB produces MEKILLVCDLGMSTSLLVKKMQEAAKARGIDAEICAKSIREYKTAVTEFDVALLGPQIRYKLAECEKIAHEHHKKVACIDMMAYGTMKGDKVLDQALALIEEA; encoded by the coding sequence ATGGAAAAGATCCTGCTAGTGTGTGACTTGGGTATGTCCACCAGTCTACTGGTGAAAAAGATGCAAGAGGCCGCCAAAGCGCGTGGGATTGACGCCGAGATCTGCGCCAAGTCGATCCGTGAATACAAAACGGCGGTAACCGAATTTGACGTCGCGCTGTTGGGGCCGCAGATCCGCTATAAGCTGGCAGAGTGCGAGAAGATTGCCCACGAGCACCATAAAAAAGTCGCCTGCATCGATATGATGGCCTACGGCACCATGAAGGGTGACAAGGTATTGGATCAAGCCCTGGCGCTGATTGAGGAGGCCTGA
- a CDS encoding N(4)-(beta-N-acetylglucosaminyl)-L-asparaginase — MWGMIATWRMALEGVTQASEALKAGASAAQSVVSAVAEVEDFPFYKSVGYGGLPTENGEVELDAAFMDGDTLAFGAVGNLVDIANPVKVAQALSRERFNSVLVGAGAREWALSQGFADKAMLTERATQHYRKRCRETIDKGLSPYDGHDTVGIIGLDLHGSMSVATSTSGLFMKRRGRLGDSPVIGSGFYCDSQIGAATATGVGEDLMKGCTSYEIVRRMQQGMTPQQAADSVVFELEDRLIARFGRVGDLSVVCMNRQGEFGISTNIKTFSFVVASAIQPPTVYLAERRAEHTHYTPASEQWLADYAERIRAPIEEIHFD; from the coding sequence ATGTGGGGAATGATTGCAACCTGGCGTATGGCACTAGAAGGCGTCACCCAGGCCAGTGAAGCGCTGAAAGCCGGGGCAAGCGCCGCACAAAGCGTGGTTAGCGCAGTGGCGGAAGTGGAGGATTTTCCGTTTTATAAATCTGTCGGTTACGGTGGTCTACCTACCGAAAATGGTGAGGTCGAACTGGATGCGGCCTTTATGGATGGCGATACGCTGGCCTTTGGTGCCGTTGGCAACCTGGTGGATATCGCTAACCCGGTGAAGGTTGCCCAGGCGCTGAGTCGCGAACGCTTCAACAGCGTCCTGGTAGGAGCTGGCGCACGTGAGTGGGCCCTTAGCCAAGGTTTTGCCGACAAGGCCATGCTCACCGAGCGTGCAACCCAGCACTATCGTAAGCGCTGCCGCGAAACCATCGATAAGGGCCTCAGCCCCTACGATGGCCACGATACCGTCGGCATTATCGGCCTCGATCTGCATGGTTCAATGAGCGTGGCCACGTCTACCAGCGGGTTGTTTATGAAACGTCGTGGCCGCCTGGGTGATTCACCGGTGATTGGTTCCGGTTTCTACTGTGACAGCCAGATCGGCGCCGCAACCGCCACGGGCGTGGGTGAAGACCTGATGAAAGGCTGCACCAGCTATGAGATCGTGCGTCGTATGCAGCAAGGTATGACGCCACAACAGGCGGCCGATTCGGTCGTCTTCGAATTGGAAGATCGGCTGATAGCCCGCTTTGGCCGGGTGGGCGATCTCTCCGTAGTCTGTATGAATCGGCAAGGGGAGTTCGGTATTTCTACCAATATCAAAACTTTCTCGTTTGTGGTCGCCAGCGCTATTCAACCACCTACGGTGTACCTGGCAGAACGCCGCGCCGAGCATACGCACTACACCCCAGCCAGCGAGCAATGGCTAGCCGACTATGCCGAGCGAATTCGCGCGCCGATTGAGGAGATCCATTTTGATTAA